From a region of the Nonlabens dokdonensis DSW-6 genome:
- the gdhA gene encoding NADP-specific glutamate dehydrogenase, with amino-acid sequence MEKNIQSFIDLIKKKNPNEPEFIQAVEEVAEAVIPFIEENKKYQSDKLLERMAEPERVTMFRVPWTDDNNEVHVNRGYRIQMNSAIGPYKGGLRFHPSVNLSILKFLAFEQVFKNSLTTLPMGGGKGGSDFDPKGKSDREVMRFCQSFMVELQRVIGADTDVPAGDIGVGGREIGYLFGYYKKLRNEFTGILTGKGRSYGGSLIRPEATGYGNVYFAQNMLKTRGEEIKGKTTVISGSGNVAQYAAEKILQLGGKVVTMSDSGGYIYDEEGIDADKLAFIMDLKNNRRGRISEYVDQYSNATYHDGERPWSVKCDIALPCATQNELNGEEAKTLVSNGCICVGEGANMPCTPEAIEHFLDNKILFSPGKASNAGGVATSGLEMSQNSMRYSWTAEEVDSKLHSIMNDIHEACVEYGKDEDGFVDYVKGANIAGFVKVADAMLAQGIV; translated from the coding sequence ATGGAAAAAAACATCCAAAGTTTTATCGATTTGATAAAAAAGAAAAACCCTAATGAACCAGAATTCATTCAGGCAGTGGAAGAAGTAGCTGAAGCCGTTATACCTTTCATTGAAGAGAATAAAAAATATCAGTCTGACAAGCTTTTAGAAAGAATGGCAGAGCCAGAACGTGTAACAATGTTCCGAGTGCCATGGACAGATGATAATAATGAAGTTCATGTAAATAGAGGTTATCGTATTCAAATGAATAGTGCTATAGGTCCTTACAAAGGTGGCTTGAGATTTCATCCATCTGTAAACCTTAGTATCCTGAAGTTTCTTGCTTTTGAACAAGTTTTCAAAAACAGTCTAACTACATTACCTATGGGTGGTGGAAAAGGAGGATCTGATTTTGACCCAAAAGGGAAGTCAGATCGTGAAGTGATGCGTTTTTGTCAATCCTTTATGGTAGAATTACAACGTGTAATCGGAGCAGATACTGACGTGCCAGCTGGAGATATAGGAGTAGGAGGACGTGAAATAGGTTATCTATTCGGTTACTATAAAAAACTGAGAAATGAATTTACTGGTATTTTAACTGGTAAAGGTCGTTCTTACGGTGGTTCTTTAATCCGTCCAGAAGCAACAGGTTATGGAAACGTATACTTTGCTCAAAACATGTTAAAGACTAGAGGCGAGGAGATCAAAGGAAAAACTACAGTTATTTCTGGATCTGGAAATGTAGCTCAATATGCGGCCGAAAAGATTCTTCAATTAGGTGGTAAAGTAGTTACTATGTCAGATTCTGGCGGTTACATCTATGATGAAGAAGGAATCGATGCAGATAAACTTGCTTTTATCATGGATCTTAAAAACAATAGAAGAGGTCGTATTTCTGAGTACGTAGATCAATATTCTAATGCAACTTATCATGACGGTGAGCGTCCATGGTCTGTAAAATGTGATATCGCATTACCATGTGCTACTCAAAATGAATTGAACGGTGAGGAGGCAAAAACTCTTGTTTCAAACGGTTGTATTTGTGTAGGTGAAGGAGCAAACATGCCATGTACTCCAGAGGCAATAGAGCACTTTTTAGATAATAAGATCTTATTCTCTCCAGGAAAAGCCTCTAACGCTGGTGGTGTTGCAACTTCTGGTTTAGAAATGTCTCAAAATTCTATGCGTTACAGCTGGACTGCCGAAGAAGTGGATAGTAAGCTTCATAGTATTATGAACGATATTCACGAAGCATGTGTAGAATATGGAAAAGATGAAGATGGCTTTGTAGACTACGTGAAAGGAGCAAACATTGCAGGTTTTGTAAAAGTTGCAGACGCTATGCTGGCACAAGGAATTGTGTAG
- a CDS encoding THC0290_0291 family protein, whose product MTHPFRYISILLVVLASSNLSNAQLGFSHELGFITGPVAFQSDYGERYDWDTNSGNVGIGVGLVHYINFAYRADCDCYSADTYWNDHFKIRSEISYHVTTLNHLGPEAEKPSLGGLQLRSMQGKANVFEAGAHLEWFPWSIRDFQTGGKKIAPYLGLGAHYVSYRPEATSTLGPLGNPVTTFPTFIDRIDTSQGSAIAVVGDVGLRYKVGPMSDILISSKWHYYTGSNLVDGLSPNNVNNRANDWIWWFNVGYIFYL is encoded by the coding sequence ATGACGCATCCATTTAGATATATTAGTATATTGCTTGTAGTGCTAGCTTCTAGTAACCTCAGTAATGCTCAATTAGGTTTCTCACATGAATTAGGTTTTATAACAGGTCCAGTAGCTTTTCAAAGTGATTATGGAGAACGTTACGACTGGGATACAAATTCTGGTAACGTGGGAATAGGAGTAGGTTTAGTTCATTATATCAACTTTGCTTACCGAGCAGATTGTGATTGTTACTCTGCAGACACTTACTGGAATGATCACTTTAAAATAAGAAGTGAAATTTCTTATCATGTCACTACTTTAAATCACTTAGGTCCTGAAGCTGAAAAACCATCTTTAGGAGGTTTACAATTAAGATCCATGCAAGGAAAGGCAAATGTCTTTGAAGCTGGAGCGCATCTAGAATGGTTTCCATGGAGCATAAGGGATTTTCAAACAGGAGGGAAAAAAATCGCCCCTTATTTGGGCTTAGGAGCGCATTATGTAAGCTATAGACCAGAAGCTACGAGTACTTTAGGTCCTCTGGGAAATCCTGTAACGACTTTTCCTACATTCATTGACCGTATCGACACTTCTCAAGGTAGTGCAATAGCAGTAGTAGGAGATGTAGGTTTAAGATATAAAGTAGGCCCAATGAGTGATATTTTGATATCATCAAAATGGCATTATTACACTGGAAGCAATCTTGTAGATGGCTTGAGTCCTAACAATGTTAATAATAGAGCAAATGATTGGATCTGGTGGTTCAACGTAGGTTATATTTTCTACCTATAG
- a CDS encoding rhodanese-like domain-containing protein, translated as MNKLFYLIVILLVAMPISGIAQEKESQEKGIPELLKSYNRRTVPYVTVQTLKMEYDDYIILDTRKKEEYKVSHLPNAIWVGEKYNPENFPEINKEDKVVVYCSVGIRSESFGEDLQKNGFEKVYNLYGSIFSWKDAGYQIVDAENKPTEKVHVFGKTWAKYLKTGEKVY; from the coding sequence ATGAATAAATTATTTTATCTGATTGTTATTCTTCTAGTCGCAATGCCAATAAGCGGTATAGCACAAGAAAAAGAATCTCAAGAAAAAGGTATTCCAGAATTACTTAAAAGTTATAATAGAAGAACGGTTCCTTATGTGACTGTACAAACTTTAAAAATGGAATATGATGACTATATTATACTAGACACGCGTAAGAAAGAAGAGTATAAGGTGAGTCATTTACCTAATGCTATTTGGGTAGGTGAAAAATACAATCCTGAAAATTTTCCTGAGATTAATAAAGAAGATAAAGTGGTTGTTTACTGTAGTGTAGGCATCAGGTCAGAATCTTTTGGTGAAGACTTACAAAAAAACGGATTTGAAAAAGTCTATAATTTATACGGGAGTATTTTTTCTTGGAAAGATGCTGGATATCAAATTGTAGATGCTGAAAACAAACCAACTGAAAAGGTTCATGTATTTGGGAAAACCTGGGCAAAATACCTTAAGACAGGCGAGAAAGTTTATTAA
- the ruvC gene encoding crossover junction endodeoxyribonuclease RuvC: MAKEKIILGIDPGTAIMGFGIIHVKGNKMHFVQMNELDMRKITDPYTKLRRIFERTIELIDTYHPDEIALEAPFFGKNVQSMLKLGRAQGVAMAAGLSRDIPVFEYAPLKIKQAITGKGRASKEQVAKMLQSLLGIKELPKNLDMTDGLAAAVCHYYNSGKVTIGKNYTGWASFVKQNEKRIKK; the protein is encoded by the coding sequence TTGGCAAAAGAAAAAATCATTCTCGGTATAGATCCTGGAACAGCTATTATGGGTTTTGGGATTATTCATGTAAAAGGCAATAAGATGCACTTTGTACAAATGAATGAGCTGGACATGAGAAAAATAACCGATCCTTACACGAAGTTGAGACGTATTTTTGAAAGAACTATTGAATTAATCGACACTTATCATCCTGATGAAATTGCGCTGGAAGCACCGTTTTTTGGTAAAAATGTGCAGTCCATGCTCAAATTAGGTAGAGCGCAAGGTGTTGCCATGGCTGCTGGATTATCCAGAGATATTCCAGTGTTTGAGTACGCACCGTTAAAAATTAAGCAAGCGATAACAGGCAAAGGAAGAGCAAGCAAAGAACAAGTGGCAAAAATGTTGCAGAGTCTTTTGGGTATTAAAGAATTGCCTAAAAACTTAGACATGACGGATGGTCTTGCAGCAGCAGTATGTCATTATTACAATAGCGGAAAAGTTACAATCGGCAAGAATTATACAGGTTGGGCATCATTTGTGAAGCAAAATGAAAAACGAATTAAAAAATAA
- a CDS encoding lysylphosphatidylglycerol synthase domain-containing protein — MSIALHKSKQFFAPLIKMCIIALCVYLLYHQWLERPLSLSTLSDLIKKLPWWTLPTLLLLSIGSWMIESKKWQFLIKDFYKLRFRESVLQNLTAQAASFITPFRAGEFALKSTFFKKELRKKILSRILAGNIAQMVITSTLGICGVVFYIKNQSSDSIFLLIFCSALICVLVFTIYLWISKKWQSDILNTQQWIKILMYSLLRYLIFASNWLIVLVLLDYEASLFIIMRNITIYYLLVSIIPVIQIFDIALKWTVASYIFNGSLYNAESILFATTIIWITNSIFPTVLGCAILPFQKLKIATS; from the coding sequence ATGTCCATCGCGCTTCACAAATCTAAGCAATTCTTTGCTCCATTAATAAAAATGTGCATCATTGCGCTATGCGTGTACTTGCTTTACCATCAATGGTTAGAGCGACCATTAAGTCTTAGCACTCTATCTGATTTAATCAAAAAACTACCCTGGTGGACTTTACCTACTCTATTACTTTTAAGTATAGGCAGCTGGATGATAGAATCTAAAAAATGGCAATTTTTAATAAAAGATTTTTATAAGTTACGCTTTCGCGAAAGCGTGCTACAAAACCTCACCGCTCAAGCAGCCAGTTTTATCACGCCGTTTAGAGCTGGCGAGTTTGCTTTAAAAAGTACATTTTTTAAAAAAGAGCTTCGAAAAAAAATACTGAGCAGAATCTTGGCAGGAAACATTGCCCAAATGGTAATTACCAGCACTCTTGGGATCTGTGGAGTTGTATTTTACATCAAGAATCAGTCATCTGATAGCATTTTTTTATTGATATTTTGCTCAGCTCTTATTTGTGTCCTAGTTTTTACGATTTACTTATGGATTTCAAAAAAATGGCAATCTGATATTCTAAACACACAGCAATGGATAAAGATATTGATGTATTCCCTTTTAAGATATTTAATTTTTGCTAGCAACTGGCTCATTGTTCTTGTTCTACTAGATTATGAGGCATCGCTTTTTATAATAATGAGGAATATCACGATATACTACCTTCTCGTTTCTATTATTCCTGTGATTCAAATTTTTGATATCGCTTTAAAATGGACGGTTGCTTCTTATATTTTTAATGGGAGTCTTTATAATGCCGAATCCATTCTATTTGCGACAACCATTATCTGGATTACTAATTCCATTTTTCCTACGGTTTTAGGTTGCGCTATTTTACCGTTTCAAAAACTAAAAATAGCAACCTCATGA
- a CDS encoding glycosyltransferase family 2 protein: protein MSWLFLFIVCGYALVIILLSKELLTYPKTEVENTEKLLPFTVIINYRNEQANLPVLLSSIKSQEYDLDLIQWIFINDHSTDRSHAILEQFKNENAYINIQLLDRKIESASGKKDGISQAIELSSHNHIITTDADCMLPQRWLLSYNAIYNKHPDAHFVAAPVMIDQRKSIISSLQTQEMDALQLITVGGFSFRQPFMCNGANMSFTKSAFQEVNGYEGNDHISSGDDIFLLEKLAAEDVMKCHYLKNKEAILTTFPKDSFKDMISQRARWAQKGSETRSMLNKLVSFQVLAMSLLFVLSPLFWVFEMISSPMFVGILATKLFTDVMVLFISDRFFENVKWRFIPINFLIYPILVILISFLSLKKSDWQGRKINTPVSPQE from the coding sequence ATGAGTTGGTTATTTTTATTTATCGTTTGTGGATATGCACTGGTTATCATTTTGTTGTCCAAAGAACTACTTACTTATCCTAAAACTGAAGTAGAGAATACTGAAAAACTGCTTCCTTTCACGGTAATTATAAATTATCGCAATGAGCAGGCGAATTTACCAGTGCTGTTATCTAGTATCAAAAGTCAAGAATACGACCTCGACCTTATACAATGGATATTTATTAACGACCATTCTACAGATAGAAGTCATGCGATCTTAGAACAATTTAAAAATGAGAATGCATATATCAACATTCAACTTTTAGATCGTAAAATAGAATCTGCAAGCGGTAAGAAAGATGGAATTTCTCAAGCAATAGAACTCAGTTCACACAACCACATCATCACTACAGATGCCGATTGTATGTTACCTCAAAGATGGCTGCTTTCCTATAATGCTATTTACAACAAACATCCCGATGCTCATTTTGTAGCTGCTCCTGTAATGATAGACCAAAGGAAAAGTATTATTTCTAGCCTACAAACTCAAGAAATGGATGCATTACAATTAATTACTGTAGGTGGTTTTTCATTTCGGCAACCTTTTATGTGTAATGGTGCTAACATGAGTTTTACAAAAAGTGCTTTTCAAGAAGTCAACGGTTATGAAGGAAACGATCACATCTCGAGTGGCGATGACATTTTCCTATTAGAAAAACTAGCTGCTGAAGATGTTATGAAATGTCATTACCTAAAAAATAAGGAGGCAATCCTTACTACTTTTCCAAAGGACAGTTTCAAAGACATGATCTCTCAAAGAGCACGATGGGCACAAAAAGGCTCTGAAACTAGGAGCATGCTCAACAAATTAGTAAGCTTTCAAGTGCTAGCTATGAGCTTGTTGTTTGTTTTAAGTCCATTGTTCTGGGTTTTTGAAATGATAAGTTCTCCAATGTTTGTAGGCATTCTAGCGACCAAACTTTTTACTGACGTGATGGTGTTATTTATAAGCGACCGTTTTTTTGAGAATGTAAAATGGAGATTTATTCCTATTAATTTCCTCATCTATCCTATACTGGTAATTTTGATATCCTTTTTATCGCTTAAGAAATCAGACTGGCAAGGAAGAAAAATTAATACTCCAGTGAGTCCACAGGAATAA
- a CDS encoding tetratricopeptide repeat protein: MKDVLILIVLLTSIFSPAQFKVADSLAQAGKYQLAIEEYKKIPDSEFKLAKAYVLLGDVYAALATYEKGFQKDSISTTPRFEYGRLALRNNDPVTAFGMFDELIEEVPDNASYRYYLGQALVDLSNDAGAISAFAKAVSLNKSYRAARIEWIKLLIKNRKFNDAINTAQPALELYPNDIKINSLIAQAYLGAKRYDKAIEHFELLFELGNDTDFNRKNLAWSYFNDQQWQLAIDNYNIYNRDYEDKNSLIYFIMSKAYLQLEKFVEAQDHIEQSIQFKTPELHQEYLQLATVYVRMGDYKNAFYATKKAKNEKPEDDIIGYQYAIAADQYFADKEEKLSYYEEFIEQYPTSRYQEMANARAKDLRKEIFLSAKK; encoded by the coding sequence ATGAAAGATGTATTGATTCTTATTGTATTGTTAACTTCCATATTTAGTCCAGCTCAATTTAAGGTTGCAGATAGTCTTGCGCAGGCTGGTAAATATCAACTGGCTATAGAAGAATATAAAAAAATTCCTGATAGCGAGTTTAAACTAGCTAAAGCATACGTTCTGTTAGGCGATGTGTATGCCGCTCTAGCGACTTATGAAAAAGGATTCCAAAAAGACTCGATAAGTACCACACCGCGATTTGAGTATGGACGATTAGCATTGCGCAATAATGATCCTGTTACGGCTTTTGGAATGTTTGATGAACTTATAGAAGAGGTGCCAGATAATGCTAGTTATAGGTACTATTTAGGTCAGGCATTAGTAGATTTAAGCAATGATGCTGGAGCTATTTCCGCTTTCGCGAAAGCGGTATCCTTAAACAAATCTTACCGCGCAGCAAGAATCGAGTGGATCAAACTACTCATTAAAAATAGAAAGTTCAACGACGCCATAAACACAGCGCAACCTGCTCTGGAATTGTATCCAAACGATATTAAAATAAACAGTCTTATCGCACAAGCTTATCTAGGTGCTAAACGCTATGACAAAGCAATTGAACACTTTGAGCTTTTATTTGAATTAGGTAATGATACAGATTTTAATAGAAAAAATCTGGCCTGGTCGTATTTTAACGATCAACAATGGCAACTCGCGATTGATAATTACAATATCTATAACCGCGATTATGAAGATAAAAATAGCTTGATCTATTTTATAATGTCTAAAGCTTATCTCCAGTTGGAAAAGTTTGTAGAAGCACAAGATCATATTGAGCAATCCATCCAATTTAAAACGCCAGAGCTGCATCAAGAATATTTACAGCTAGCAACAGTTTATGTGCGCATGGGTGATTATAAAAATGCATTTTATGCTACCAAAAAAGCAAAAAATGAAAAGCCAGAAGATGATATTATAGGTTATCAATATGCCATCGCTGCAGATCAATATTTTGCAGATAAGGAGGAGAAATTATCCTATTATGAAGAATTTATCGAGCAGTATCCTACGAGCCGCTATCAAGAAATGGCAAATGCGCGGGCTAAAGATTTACGCAAAGAAATCTTTCTGAGTGCCAAAAAATAG
- a CDS encoding Cof-type HAD-IIB family hydrolase gives MIQLFATDIDGTLLDENRFLSHRTIKTLKELTIPKILISARMPQAMYYLQDALDIMGEAIICYNGALVLHGDEVLFELGIPFDEVQALAAIGEEHGLHVAFYRNEEWFVPALDHWANREINNTRVHPTVQSTAVTLDYLKETSEKGNAHKVMFMGDEDGMDLAFAKAEKELTSKVHLYRSKNTYTEITPKGTSKEVALRKLLEFRFPDIAMKNVVAFGDNYNDTDMLKAVGYGVAVENGRDEVKKAAAYITAHHKKDGVAIWLEENT, from the coding sequence ATGATACAACTTTTTGCAACAGATATAGACGGGACACTACTAGATGAAAACAGGTTTTTGTCGCATCGTACGATCAAGACGTTAAAAGAACTAACTATTCCTAAAATTCTGATTTCTGCTCGCATGCCTCAAGCAATGTATTATTTGCAAGATGCTTTAGACATTATGGGTGAAGCTATTATTTGCTATAACGGTGCGTTAGTGCTGCATGGTGATGAGGTTCTTTTTGAGCTAGGGATTCCATTTGATGAGGTGCAAGCGCTGGCTGCTATAGGTGAAGAGCATGGACTTCATGTAGCTTTTTACCGCAATGAAGAATGGTTTGTGCCTGCTTTGGACCATTGGGCAAATAGAGAGATTAATAATACTAGAGTTCATCCTACGGTGCAATCCACTGCTGTGACCTTAGATTATCTTAAAGAAACATCAGAAAAGGGAAACGCGCATAAAGTGATGTTCATGGGTGATGAAGATGGAATGGATCTCGCTTTCGCGAAAGCGGAAAAAGAACTCACCTCAAAAGTACATTTATACAGATCTAAAAATACCTACACAGAAATCACGCCTAAAGGAACGTCAAAAGAAGTCGCCTTGAGGAAATTGCTGGAATTCAGGTTTCCTGATATAGCAATGAAAAATGTAGTAGCCTTTGGCGATAATTATAACGATACTGATATGTTGAAGGCGGTAGGTTATGGAGTTGCTGTAGAAAACGGAAGAGACGAAGTTAAAAAAGCAGCTGCTTACATAACAGCGCATCATAAAAAAGACGGCGTAGCGATCTGGTTAGAAGAAAACACATAA
- a CDS encoding heparan-alpha-glucosaminide N-acetyltransferase domain-containing protein — MLFLKPNRLFFIDAVRAFAIIMMLQGHFVDTLLAIEYRDDGNTVFQVWGYFRGITAPTFFTISGIIFTYLLMRSKKNGTSGKRIKKGITRGIMLIAIGYALRAPVFDWIQGDFKDYFLIVDVLQCIGLSLLITVLIYLATFKKSAVFSFIMFCLASTVFLCEPLYRSLDLYDTPLFIANYFSKSNGSVFTIIPWFGYTAYGAFIATLFYGFLEKPRFKTTLITGLIIIGTALIWKSSWFFNWIYLKTDFQLLKDVAYYNYLFTRLGNVLILLGLFYLLERYIKQSLILKIGQKTLSIYVIHFVIIYGSLTGIGLHQVIGKTLNPYQAIIGALLFVTTVCALSLYRVKTNQFVYKQIRKLWDARVSSS; from the coding sequence GTGCTTTTTTTGAAACCAAACCGCTTATTCTTTATCGATGCCGTAAGAGCATTTGCTATTATCATGATGCTACAAGGGCATTTTGTTGATACGCTTCTCGCAATAGAATATAGAGATGACGGTAATACTGTATTTCAAGTATGGGGATACTTCAGAGGTATTACAGCTCCTACATTTTTTACAATTTCTGGAATCATTTTCACCTATCTATTAATGAGGTCTAAAAAAAATGGAACTAGTGGTAAACGTATTAAAAAAGGTATCACACGAGGCATCATGCTTATTGCAATAGGATATGCGCTTAGAGCACCAGTTTTTGATTGGATTCAGGGAGATTTTAAAGACTATTTTCTAATTGTAGACGTGCTACAATGTATAGGTTTATCACTATTAATAACCGTTTTAATTTATCTGGCTACTTTCAAGAAATCTGCTGTGTTTTCTTTTATTATGTTTTGTCTCGCAAGTACTGTATTTCTATGTGAACCCTTATATCGTTCTTTAGACCTTTATGATACTCCATTATTTATAGCTAATTATTTTTCTAAATCTAATGGTTCTGTGTTTACGATCATACCGTGGTTTGGTTATACGGCGTACGGAGCATTTATTGCTACCTTATTTTACGGCTTTCTAGAAAAACCCAGATTTAAAACGACCTTGATCACTGGATTAATCATTATAGGAACTGCCCTGATCTGGAAGTCTTCCTGGTTTTTTAATTGGATTTATTTAAAAACCGATTTCCAATTGCTTAAAGACGTTGCCTATTACAATTACTTGTTTACTCGTTTAGGTAATGTACTTATCCTATTAGGACTGTTCTACTTATTAGAACGCTACATAAAACAAAGTTTAATATTAAAAATAGGACAAAAAACGCTTTCTATTTATGTGATTCACTTTGTCATCATATATGGTAGTCTTACTGGAATAGGTTTACATCAAGTCATAGGTAAAACTTTGAATCCTTATCAAGCGATTATAGGCGCTTTGTTATTTGTCACCACAGTTTGTGCGTTATCTCTTTATAGAGTGAAAACCAATCAATTTGTCTACAAACAGATTAGAAAATTATGGGACGCTAGAGTTTCCTCTAGCTAA
- a CDS encoding HupE/UreJ family protein codes for MFKNPKLLLSLGLFFIPVVVFAHDVSSGDQEILNNGGLLSYIWVGAKHMVTGYDHLLFLAGVIFFLKSIKDILKFITVFTIGHSIMLIGATFMEIQVNEHIIDAIIGLSVLYKGFENLKGFERYFNVKAPNLFLMVLLFGLIHGMGLSTRLQSFDMGTDQVLLKILSFNLGVELGQIIALIPIVLLIRLWKKKSSYQAFYKACNIYLIIAGVLLFLYQMAGYYNIL; via the coding sequence ATGTTTAAGAATCCCAAACTATTACTTTCACTTGGTTTATTTTTTATTCCTGTTGTTGTATTTGCTCACGATGTCAGTTCAGGAGATCAAGAAATACTCAACAACGGCGGTTTACTATCTTATATATGGGTAGGAGCCAAACACATGGTTACTGGTTACGATCATTTGTTGTTTCTTGCTGGAGTTATTTTCTTTTTAAAAAGCATCAAGGATATTTTAAAGTTCATTACGGTATTTACCATAGGCCATAGCATTATGCTTATAGGAGCTACGTTTATGGAAATTCAGGTAAACGAACACATCATAGATGCAATCATAGGTCTAAGCGTGCTGTATAAAGGTTTTGAGAACTTAAAAGGTTTTGAAAGGTATTTTAATGTAAAAGCACCTAATTTATTCTTGATGGTTTTATTATTCGGATTGATTCATGGAATGGGGCTTTCTACACGATTGCAATCTTTTGATATGGGAACTGATCAAGTTCTTTTAAAGATTTTAAGTTTTAATCTAGGAGTAGAGTTAGGGCAAATAATAGCTTTAATACCTATTGTTTTATTAATTAGATTATGGAAGAAAAAAAGTAGTTATCAAGCTTTTTATAAAGCCTGTAATATCTACTTAATCATTGCTGGTGTATTACTTTTTCTATATCAAATGGCAGGATACTATAATATTCTTTAG
- a CDS encoding DUF4198 domain-containing protein has protein sequence MNKKILLGAVAILLLCSHDMFLKLDNYFLEPETPAVIELVNGTFENSENTIDRNRMLDVSLVGNGQRTEVDSTQWFEKDLSTYLDFTTGKSGTWIAGVSTAPRNIEMEAERFNNYLDHDGVVDMLQYRKDNNELDQDAVEKYSKHVKTIFQVGNDKSEDWKTVMGYPIEFVPLENPYEIHAGHDLQVRLLLRGKPLKNQLVLIGNKEDHQHAANGTHSHDGGEEHSHDDNAGKEHSHDDLKEVRTDKNGIVKFNLDSSGVWFLKTIHMEKSAIEGLTHESNWATLTFQAGTSDHSHDNASHSHDTAKHDHHDHEEGGIPSYVFWIGSFVLVGILFFLFNRKK, from the coding sequence ATGAATAAGAAAATACTTTTAGGTGCCGTTGCTATTCTTTTGCTGTGCAGCCACGACATGTTCTTGAAATTAGATAACTACTTTCTTGAGCCAGAAACGCCAGCTGTTATAGAATTAGTAAATGGGACTTTTGAAAACAGTGAAAATACCATCGATCGCAACAGAATGCTGGATGTGAGCCTAGTAGGAAACGGTCAACGTACAGAGGTAGATTCTACACAATGGTTTGAAAAAGACTTGAGCACTTACTTAGATTTCACCACGGGAAAATCTGGAACTTGGATTGCTGGAGTTTCTACGGCACCTAGAAACATAGAAATGGAGGCCGAGCGGTTTAACAACTATCTGGATCACGATGGAGTTGTAGATATGCTTCAATATAGAAAAGATAACAACGAGCTTGATCAAGATGCGGTTGAGAAGTACTCTAAGCATGTGAAGACTATTTTTCAAGTAGGAAATGATAAGAGCGAGGACTGGAAAACAGTTATGGGTTACCCTATTGAATTTGTACCCTTAGAAAACCCTTATGAGATCCATGCAGGTCATGATCTTCAAGTACGTTTGCTATTGAGAGGAAAACCTCTTAAAAATCAGTTGGTTCTTATCGGTAATAAAGAGGATCATCAACACGCCGCAAATGGAACACATTCTCATGACGGTGGTGAAGAGCATTCACATGACGATAACGCAGGAAAAGAACATTCTCATGATGACCTAAAAGAAGTACGTACAGATAAGAATGGAATCGTTAAATTTAACCTAGATTCTAGCGGCGTATGGTTTCTTAAAACCATTCACATGGAAAAGTCAGCTATAGAAGGGCTCACTCATGAGTCCAATTGGGCGACGCTTACTTTTCAAGCAGGAACTAGCGATCATAGCCACGATAATGCAAGCCACAGTCACGACACTGCAAAGCATGATCATCATGATCATGAAGAAGGCGGCATTCCTTCTTATGTGTTTTGGATCGGGAGTTTTGTTCTCGTAGGAATTCTTTTCTTTTTGTTTAACAGGAAAAAATAA